The Leptodactylus fuscus isolate aLepFus1 chromosome 3, aLepFus1.hap2, whole genome shotgun sequence genome has a segment encoding these proteins:
- the ETAA1 gene encoding ewing's tumor-associated antigen 1, translating into MRSRRRPPADRSRQVSEDEDRREQKVSKERDRETPKKSSKRLSRSSKAAAARVSSQTSACAPPRSDREEATDSWSNKRTPQRLPRCKTWTSTINSPSNDAEQQQDIFWDPHSPTTFKLENGKKKLSTNRSTAEISDIVKRIAPKNEKPRSSEASYLGIWIGEDAIPCTPVVARSRSKMPRSRILQTEEELMKLAKQLDNNLVKQKDQGEEQMENSEDEMFSECNAVNNEDGSFLEILPEGDDIAGALKSVSQRSEPQGCSQRSVDQAAEADINALFNSSTQKCSGHLSQGLSDVSISSVKDASGHVRSNAQEDIGQNKKVVCSEKPKISGASCLTPKIPTNTEEGVRNNGKEAESVQSVPSSQDDFEDDWDNDLLADDSFIMQVTQNPELIATPKNTAPPKKMDPTNAHHAGREVKSAAVSSSTFSKINNFKFVPRKVNGSSEGKPSNRSCTNVTSANTCQGNAETFTSPQTQVPLKPHTSAGGQMPKNHIQRLAPASTNTVVKTLQKPGAPAAPQTQAITASKDCGLHDDWDDLNFSDEVLDMFCEADSLFEAKEEAAAVADDDDDLLYQVCDDVERLTQAQESSDVNPKKESPQMPSVTCQALAKLGPNASQQSKTGSHVAASSSFGSYKYNRGVSPTSFSGNCSNIYPNHSLQRSNQTFSRSYSAPSERESKNTVLTSAHSQNPVKAPAASGSGTKPAAPSKYSFTRIKPSQVTAGNWSTSNRLHPQGFVDHRDALVPSNSDNISKRQPSSLKRHLAESTIQSPKVFVSEDRNKKCSMEEIERKKQEALARRKLKARACSSDTALT; encoded by the exons CTACAGACTCTTGGAGTAATAAGCGCACCCCCCAGCGACTCCCCAGGTGTAAGACATGGACGTCCACCATTAATTCTCCTTCTAATGATGCGGAGCAGCAGCAGGACATCTTCTGGGACCCTCATTCACCGACCACCTTTAAATTAG aaaatgGAAAGAAGAAACTGTCTACAAACAGAAGTACGGCTGAGATTTCAGATATTGTGAAAAGAATCGCCCCAAAG AATGAAAAGCCTCGGAGCTCTGAAGCTTCGTACCTTGGTATCTGGATTGGAGAGGATGCCATACCATGTACCCCAGTAGTAGCCCGAAGTAGAAGTAAGATGCCCCG GTCAAGGATTTTACAGACAGAAGAAGAGCTCATGAAATTGGCAAAGCAGTTGGACAATAATCTGGTAAAACAGAAAGATCAGGGCGAGGAGCAAATGGAAAATTCTGAGGACGAAATGTTCAGTGAATGCAACGCTGTGAACAATGAAGATGGATCGTTCCTGGAAATCCTCCCTGAAGGAGATGATATTGCTGGTGCACTGAAATCTGTTAGTCAGAGATCTGAACCCCAGGGGTGCAGTCAGAGATCTGTGGACCAGGCTGCCGAAGCCGACATCAACGCCCTGTTTAATTCATCCACGCAGAAATGTAGCGGCCATCTAAGCCAAGGTTTGTCAGATGTTTCCATAAGTAGCGTGAAAGACGCTTCAGGACATGTTAGGAGCAATGCCCAAGAAGACATTGGGCAAAATAAGAAAGTGGTATGTTCTGAGAAACCTAAAATATCAGGGGCGTCGTGTCTGACTCCAAAAATCCCCACAAACACTGAGGAAGGTGTAAGAAATAATGGTAAGGAAGCGGAATCCGTCCAGTCAGTACCAAGCAGCCAAGACGACTTTGAAGATGACTGGGACAATGATCTCCTTGCTGATGATTCTTTTATCATGCAGGTTACTCAGAATCCTGAACTTATTGCTACCCCTAAAAATACTGCACCTCCCAAAAAGATGGATCCGACCAATGCGCACCATGCAGGGCGGGAGGTCAAGTCCGCGGCTGTGTCCTCTTCTACTTTCAGTAAGATTAATAACTTTAAGTTCGTGCCAAGGAAGGTCAATGGTTCGTCTGAAGGAAAACCCAGTAACCGATCCTGCACCAATGTGACCAGTGCTAATACATGTCAGGGTAACGCAGAAACTTTTACTAGTCCTCAAACACAAGTGCCTCTGAAACCTCACACAAGTGCAGGGGGTCAAATGCCAAAAAATCACATCCAAAGGTTGGCACCGGCATCAACCAACACTGTGGTGAAAACCTTACAAAAACCGGGTGCCCCGGCCGCACCCCAGACACAGGCCATAACTGCTTCCAAAGACTGCGGCCTGCATGATGACTGGGACGATCTCAATTTCTCCGATGAAGTTCTCGATATGTTCTGTGAAGCTGACAGTCTTTTTGAAGCCAAAGAAGAAGCTGCTGCTGTTGCTGATGATGACGATGATCTCCTGTATCAAGTCTGCGATGATGTAGAAAGACTAACTCAGGCTCAGGAAAGCAGTGACGTCAACCCTAAGAAGGAAAGTCCTCAGATGCCAAGTGTGACGTGCCAAGCGCTTGCAAAATTGGGGCCTAATGCAAGTCAGCAAAGTAAGACTGGAAGCCATGTTGCTGCAAGCTCCTCTTTCGGCTCATATAAGTATAATCGAGGCGTCTCGCCAACTTCTTTCAGTGGAAATTGCTCAAATATTTATCCAAACCATTCTCTACAAAGGTCCAACCAGACTTttagcaggtcctattctgcgcCTTCCGAAAGGGAGTCTAAGAACACGGTCCTGACCAGCGCTCACTCACAGAATCCAGTGAAGGCTCCGGCGGCTTCAGGCAGTGGAACAAAGCCGGCCGCACCGTCTAAATATTCATTTACAAGGATCAAACCATCCCAGGTGACTGCTGGAAACTGGAGCACTTCTAATCGTCTTCATCCTCAAGGCTTCGTTGACCACAGGGACGCTCTGGTGCCGTCTAATTCAGACAATATAAGCAAACGTCAGCCATCTTCATTAAAGAGGCACCTTGCAGAATCCACCATACAGTCTCCTAAAG TGTTTGTATCTGAAGACAGAAATAAGAAATGTTCCATGGAGGAGATCGAGCGGAAGAAACAGGAGGCCTTGGCCCGGAGGAAGCTGAAGGCGCGAGCATGTTCCAGCGACACGGCGCTCACCTAG